The proteins below come from a single Streptomyces sp. M92 genomic window:
- a CDS encoding CarD family transcriptional regulator yields the protein MTFKVGDTVVYPHHGAALIEAIETRQIKGVDKTYLVLKVAQGDLTVRVPADNAEFVGVRDVVGQDGLDRVFEVLRAPYAEEPTNWSRRYKANLEKLASGDVIKVAEVVRDLWRRERERGLSAGEKRMLAKARQILVSELALAENTNEDKAEALLDEVLAS from the coding sequence ATGACGTTCAAGGTTGGCGACACCGTGGTCTATCCCCATCACGGGGCCGCGCTGATCGAGGCTATCGAAACTCGCCAGATCAAAGGCGTGGACAAGACCTACTTGGTGCTGAAGGTCGCCCAGGGCGATCTGACGGTACGTGTGCCAGCGGACAATGCGGAGTTCGTCGGCGTGCGTGATGTGGTCGGTCAGGACGGACTGGACCGGGTCTTCGAGGTGCTGCGCGCGCCGTACGCCGAGGAGCCCACGAACTGGTCGCGTCGTTACAAGGCAAACCTGGAGAAGCTCGCCTCCGGCGACGTCATCAAGGTCGCGGAAGTCGTGCGCGATCTGTGGCGCCGGGAGCGTGAGCGCGGACTCTCCGCCGGTGAGAAGCGCATGCTCGCCAAGGCCCGCCAGATCCTGGTGAGCGAGCTCGCTCTCGCGGAGAACACCAACGAGGACAAGGCGGAGGCCCTGCTCGACGAGGTGCTCGCCTCCTGA